One window of the Sebaldella sp. S0638 genome contains the following:
- a CDS encoding PTS sugar transporter subunit IIC, protein MFIQAVLIGIFCYLGALSVPWAFGLTGGWYTLSRPLVSGLIVGIILGDVKTGIIVGVAVQAVYIALVTPGGTMPSDLNFVAYPAIALGIMSGKDPEVAVTLAATIGILGTVIFNFMMVLNSYWNNKADKAVQAGNIRGVKLANGLYPQITTFLMRFIPSFIAVYLGGQYIQTILDHIPDKVITMMTVLGGMLPAVGIAILLKQIVKRNDLLVYFLVGFIGITFLNLNMIALAMIGVLLALIHFNYKPSAAQGSNNNRTQNDDEEDEF, encoded by the coding sequence ATGTTCATACAGGCAGTTTTAATAGGAATATTTTGTTATCTCGGGGCGCTGAGCGTACCTTGGGCATTTGGTCTCACAGGAGGATGGTATACATTATCAAGACCATTGGTATCGGGATTAATCGTGGGAATTATTCTCGGGGATGTAAAAACAGGAATAATAGTAGGAGTAGCAGTACAAGCAGTATATATAGCACTTGTAACTCCCGGAGGAACAATGCCTTCTGACCTGAATTTCGTAGCATATCCTGCAATAGCTCTGGGAATTATGTCTGGGAAAGATCCGGAGGTAGCAGTAACTCTTGCTGCAACAATAGGAATATTAGGAACGGTTATCTTTAACTTTATGATGGTGCTTAATTCGTATTGGAATAACAAAGCAGATAAGGCAGTACAGGCCGGGAATATAAGGGGAGTGAAGCTGGCAAACGGATTATACCCGCAGATTACCACTTTTCTTATGAGATTTATACCTTCATTTATAGCTGTTTATTTAGGAGGACAATATATACAGACAATACTGGATCATATTCCTGATAAAGTAATAACTATGATGACTGTACTCGGAGGAATGCTTCCGGCAGTGGGAATAGCAATTCTTCTTAAACAGATAGTAAAAAGAAATGATTTATTAGTATACTTTTTAGTAGGATTCATAGGAATTACGTTCCTGAATCTGAATATGATAGCATTGGCAATGATAGGAGTATTGCTTGCATTGATACACTTTAACTATAAACCGTCAGCTGCACAGGGATCAAACAATAATAGAACGCAAAATGACGATGAGGAGGATGAATTTTAA
- a CDS encoding mannose-6-phosphate isomerase, with product MNLPEQKRNYEKNPVIEMKGFENEAFQSYETILGELKKKTENLNKKKTVMVLDYYHGVDEKEVYENLVSKTGASKLINIEDYKLPEEQLSVELKREITEDRVFGVLSVRTIEEFFDMKKIEELRTEIKAASEGLIAVYGIGAGLIEGDILVYADMARWEIQQRFRRKELDNWGVGNFDEDVLKKYKRAFFIEWRVLDRHKRELFGKMDYLLDTNIKNDPKMISGDAFRAALAQAVNQPFRLVPFFDPGVWGGQWMKEVCGLDKSQEQYAWCFDGVPEENSLKLKYGNVVVEIPSIDLVFYKPVELLGDKVHARFGTEFPIRFDFLDTMGGGNLSLQVHPLTEYIQAKFGMHYTQDESYYMLDSGDDGSVYLGTKTGVKPEELIEEFRKAQRGEGAFPDEKYINKFPAKKHDHFLIPAGTIHCSGKNAMILEISATPFIFTFKLWDWGRVGLDGLPRPIHIEHGKENIQYNRNTEWVEANLINRIDKISEGDGWREERTGLHDREFIETRRHWFSKKVTHNTNGLVNMLNLVEGEEAIIESPENKFEPYIVHYAETFIIPANIGEYTIRPHGGSEGKEIATIKAFVRV from the coding sequence ACAGTGATGGTACTGGATTATTATCACGGAGTAGATGAAAAAGAAGTATATGAAAATCTTGTCAGCAAAACAGGAGCTTCTAAACTTATAAATATAGAGGATTATAAACTTCCGGAAGAACAGCTGTCAGTGGAACTGAAAAGAGAAATAACTGAAGACAGAGTATTCGGTGTTTTAAGCGTAAGAACAATAGAAGAGTTTTTTGATATGAAAAAGATAGAAGAACTGAGAACTGAGATAAAGGCTGCTTCGGAAGGGCTGATAGCGGTATATGGTATAGGTGCCGGTCTTATAGAAGGCGACATTCTGGTGTATGCTGATATGGCAAGATGGGAAATACAGCAGAGATTTCGTAGAAAAGAACTGGATAACTGGGGTGTAGGAAACTTTGACGAAGATGTACTGAAAAAATATAAAAGAGCATTTTTTATAGAATGGAGAGTGCTGGACAGACATAAAAGAGAGTTATTTGGAAAAATGGACTATCTGCTTGACACAAATATAAAAAATGATCCAAAAATGATAAGCGGAGATGCATTCAGGGCAGCACTTGCACAGGCTGTAAATCAGCCGTTCAGACTTGTGCCGTTCTTTGATCCGGGTGTATGGGGCGGTCAATGGATGAAAGAAGTCTGCGGACTGGATAAAAGTCAGGAACAATATGCATGGTGCTTTGACGGGGTTCCTGAGGAGAATTCCCTGAAATTGAAATACGGAAATGTAGTTGTGGAAATACCGTCAATTGATCTTGTATTCTATAAACCGGTAGAGCTTCTCGGGGATAAAGTGCATGCCAGATTCGGAACTGAATTTCCTATAAGATTTGATTTTCTTGATACTATGGGCGGAGGAAATCTGAGCTTGCAGGTTCACCCGCTTACTGAATATATACAGGCAAAATTTGGAATGCATTATACACAGGATGAAAGTTATTATATGCTTGACAGCGGAGATGACGGAAGTGTATATCTGGGAACAAAAACAGGAGTAAAACCTGAAGAATTAATAGAAGAATTCAGAAAAGCCCAAAGAGGGGAAGGAGCTTTTCCTGATGAAAAATATATAAATAAATTTCCGGCGAAAAAGCATGATCACTTCCTGATACCAGCAGGGACAATACACTGCTCGGGGAAAAATGCAATGATTCTCGAAATAAGCGCTACACCGTTTATTTTCACATTTAAACTGTGGGACTGGGGAAGAGTGGGACTAGACGGACTTCCGAGACCAATACATATAGAACACGGAAAAGAAAATATACAGTATAACAGAAATACTGAATGGGTAGAAGCTAATCTGATAAACAGAATAGATAAAATAAGTGAAGGAGACGGCTGGAGAGAGGAAAGAACAGGTCTTCATGACAGAGAATTTATAGAAACAAGAAGACACTGGTTCAGCAAAAAAGTAACGCATAATACTAATGGTCTGGTAAATATGCTGAATCTGGTGGAAGGTGAAGAAGCAATAATAGAATCTCCTGAAAATAAATTCGAGCCGTATATTGTACACTATGCCGAAACATTTATCATTCCTGCGAATATAGGGGAATATACAATAAGACCTCATGGCGGATCAGAAGGAAAAGAAATTGCTACAATAAAAGCTTTTGTGAGAGTGTAG
- a CDS encoding PTS sugar transporter subunit IIA — translation MLGIILASHGDLVYGLKDTYTMVAGDLPENIKIISLRSDSDADTFKKEFHELINSFQDITGLVVLTDLEGGTPYNTACTYFYDPEFKIETEVITGVNFPMLLEAAESSETVLSAAEAAENIINTAKESVKKAGIILDEEDEF, via the coding sequence ATGCTTGGAATAATATTGGCAAGTCACGGAGATCTTGTTTATGGACTAAAAGATACATATACTATGGTTGCTGGGGATTTACCGGAAAATATAAAAATTATATCACTTAGGTCTGATTCTGATGCAGATACTTTCAAAAAAGAGTTTCATGAATTAATAAACAGTTTTCAGGATATTACCGGACTTGTGGTTCTGACAGATCTTGAAGGCGGGACACCATATAATACAGCCTGTACTTACTTTTATGATCCGGAGTTCAAAATAGAAACAGAGGTAATAACAGGAGTAAATTTCCCAATGCTTTTGGAAGCGGCCGAAAGTTCCGAAACTGTCCTCAGTGCAGCTGAGGCGGCGGAAAATATAATAAACACAGCTAAAGAAAGTGTAAAAAAAGCAGGAATAATTTTAGACGAAGAAGATGAATTCTAG
- a CDS encoding PTS sugar transporter subunit IIB — protein MAISFVRVDDRVIHGQIVTAWSKEFPCDGIIAVDDKIAQDPVLSNVFKGAAPSGVKVWIFDVKTAIEKLPKIIESNKKYFIIAKTPVVFQRLTEGGADLRNDNGNKINVGPMHLKDGARTIGPNAAVTKEEEEAFDYLAQKYKIEFKLIPDKKAYYWEEVK, from the coding sequence ATGGCAATATCATTTGTAAGAGTAGACGACAGAGTAATACACGGGCAGATAGTCACAGCATGGTCAAAAGAATTTCCATGTGACGGAATTATAGCGGTGGACGATAAGATAGCTCAGGACCCTGTTTTGAGCAATGTGTTCAAAGGAGCAGCACCAAGCGGTGTAAAAGTATGGATTTTTGATGTGAAAACAGCTATAGAAAAACTGCCTAAAATCATAGAAAGTAATAAAAAATATTTTATTATAGCAAAAACACCGGTTGTTTTTCAGAGACTTACAGAAGGCGGAGCAGATTTGAGAAACGATAATGGTAATAAAATCAATGTAGGCCCTATGCATCTAAAAGACGGAGCAAGAACAATAGGACCAAATGCCGCTGTAACCAAAGAGGAAGAAGAGGCATTTGATTATCTGGCACAGAAATATAAAATAGAGTTTAAGTTAATACCGGATAAAAAAGCATATTATTGGGAAGAAGTGAAATAG
- a CDS encoding glucose-6-phosphate isomerase family protein encodes MIWPGFNIKIKENPLGFIYEPGVFGPEVENRDLDSIRKSLKNPDTDGPEIVYSIAMDVGNEADKADLIKRNLLYGAVIYSKGKLGEEPVRSQGHIHSVSASCGMSTPEIYEIWQGKAIIYMQETAEDNPGRCFAVEASEGDVVIVPPYWAHYTVNANPEENMVFGAWCVRDYGFDYDKVREHKGLAFFPILEYNNKINWIKNELYNNQELEIKKPRLYTEFGIEKGIPIYEQYVNDREQFMFVADPELKLKEWKNFIP; translated from the coding sequence ATGATTTGGCCGGGATTTAATATAAAAATTAAAGAAAATCCGCTTGGATTTATCTATGAACCGGGAGTTTTCGGGCCGGAAGTGGAAAACAGAGATCTTGACTCTATAAGAAAAAGCCTGAAAAACCCAGATACAGACGGACCGGAAATAGTTTATTCCATAGCAATGGATGTAGGAAATGAAGCTGATAAAGCTGATCTGATAAAGAGAAATCTTTTGTATGGTGCAGTAATATATTCAAAAGGAAAACTGGGAGAAGAACCTGTGAGAAGTCAGGGACATATCCATAGTGTATCTGCATCATGCGGAATGTCAACGCCTGAAATATATGAGATATGGCAGGGGAAGGCAATCATTTACATGCAGGAAACAGCAGAGGATAATCCGGGAAGATGCTTCGCAGTAGAAGCTTCAGAGGGGGATGTGGTGATAGTACCGCCATATTGGGCTCATTATACAGTTAATGCAAATCCTGAAGAAAATATGGTGTTTGGGGCGTGGTGTGTAAGGGATTACGGATTTGATTACGATAAGGTAAGAGAACACAAGGGACTTGCATTTTTTCCAATATTGGAATACAATAATAAAATAAACTGGATAAAAAATGAATTATACAATAATCAGGAATTAGAAATAAAAAAACCTCGTCTTTATACTGAATTTGGGATAGAAAAAGGTATTCCCATATATGAGCAGTATGTAAATGACAGGGAGCAATTCATGTTTGTAGCAGATCCGGAATTAAAACTAAAAGAATGGAAGAATTTTATTCCTTAA
- a CDS encoding GntR family transcriptional regulator — MRKEVDKNSDEKLYKQVENILLELINEEPYNKGFYLPNELELMKRLNVSRHTIRKAMDSLVLRGLIIREKGRGTKVNLDRKKVKTTLNSWHSFTDEMFSQGSELKHINKKIVMEEFPDEIKETFGLDRSKEYTGPVLYRESGVNDSIDIYFQSYFNPGINLDKDDDFINGNFTKLYDYLEKNYGIFTVVSDEEVTAMMPTEELKEILDINDKIPVLCRKRLVYDKFGQKIEYNIGYYRADRFVYNISLKREV; from the coding sequence ATGAGAAAAGAAGTTGACAAGAATTCTGATGAAAAACTTTATAAACAAGTAGAGAATATATTACTTGAGCTTATAAATGAAGAACCTTACAATAAAGGGTTTTACCTGCCGAATGAACTTGAGCTTATGAAAAGGCTGAATGTAAGCAGACATACAATTAGAAAAGCAATGGACAGTCTGGTTCTGCGGGGACTTATCATTCGTGAAAAAGGAAGAGGAACAAAGGTTAATCTTGACAGAAAGAAAGTAAAAACGACTTTGAACTCATGGCATAGTTTTACAGATGAGATGTTTTCCCAAGGGTCTGAATTAAAGCATATAAATAAAAAGATAGTAATGGAAGAATTCCCTGATGAGATAAAGGAGACTTTCGGTCTCGACAGGAGTAAAGAATACACAGGGCCTGTACTGTACAGGGAGAGCGGTGTGAATGACAGCATAGATATATACTTCCAGAGTTACTTTAATCCGGGAATAAATCTGGATAAAGATGATGATTTTATAAATGGTAATTTTACAAAGCTTTATGATTATCTGGAAAAGAATTACGGTATTTTTACAGTAGTGTCAGATGAAGAAGTAACAGCAATGATGCCGACAGAAGAATTAAAAGAGATACTTGATATCAATGATAAAATACCGGTATTATGCAGAAAAAGACTTGTTTATGATAAGTTCGGGCAAAAAATAGAATATAATATAGGATATTACAGGGCTGACAGATTTGTGTATAATATAAGTCTAAAGCGTGAAGTATAG
- a CDS encoding PTS system mannose/fructose/sorbose family transporter subunit IID produces MAEKKLSKKTLIKSWRDWMMFNLSSMSYERLESFGFCHSMLPVIEELYGGNEKEVKEALARQSTFYNTEPQLGSIVNGIVVGLEEKRANGEAVDEEVINGIKIGMMGPVAGIGDSMIPGMLIPILLSIGMGLAQGGNILGPIFYIVVYNVLIITGSYFLFMKGYKLGTDAVNLLIDERAEKMKEAFAILGVFVTGGIAASYMNVVTKLGYKNGSVDINIQSILDGIFPKLIPLIIVLFTYYLMTKKKLSAIKVMLVLLAIAVIGVLLGIF; encoded by the coding sequence ATGGCAGAAAAAAAATTAAGTAAAAAAACGCTTATAAAAAGCTGGAGAGACTGGATGATGTTTAATTTATCCTCAATGAGTTATGAAAGACTGGAATCTTTCGGATTTTGCCATTCTATGCTTCCTGTAATTGAAGAACTTTACGGCGGTAATGAAAAAGAAGTAAAAGAAGCTCTGGCAAGACAGTCAACATTTTATAATACAGAACCACAGCTTGGTTCAATAGTAAACGGAATTGTAGTAGGACTGGAAGAGAAGAGAGCCAATGGAGAAGCAGTGGACGAAGAAGTAATAAACGGAATAAAGATAGGAATGATGGGGCCGGTAGCCGGAATAGGAGATTCTATGATCCCGGGAATGTTAATTCCTATACTGCTGAGTATTGGAATGGGTCTGGCACAAGGTGGGAATATTTTAGGGCCGATTTTCTATATAGTAGTGTATAATGTATTAATAATAACAGGATCGTATTTCTTATTTATGAAAGGGTACAAATTAGGGACAGATGCAGTTAATCTTTTGATTGACGAAAGAGCAGAAAAAATGAAGGAAGCATTCGCTATATTAGGAGTATTTGTAACAGGCGGTATCGCTGCAAGTTATATGAATGTAGTCACAAAACTGGGATATAAAAACGGAAGTGTGGATATAAATATACAAAGTATTCTGGACGGAATTTTTCCTAAGTTAATACCGTTAATAATAGTTTTATTTACTTATTATCTTATGACAAAGAAAAAATTAAGTGCGATAAAAGTAATGCTTGTACTTCTGGCAATAGCAGTGATAGGAGTTTTACTGGGAATATTTTAG